A single window of Qipengyuania sediminis DNA harbors:
- the aat gene encoding leucyl/phenylalanyl-tRNA--protein transferase — MHSPARPAPPDAEPIPVDLLLLAYRAGIFPMSDARDDAEVHWIEPRERAIIPLDAFRLSRSLAKRIAKERFRVSCDEAFAAVIRECAAPRGDGGSSWISHRIEASYLALHAEGHAHSVECWLPGDHGGERLAGGLYGVAFDRVFCGESMFSRADDASKVALAWLVASLRRAGFALLDCQFMTPHLATLGAIAMPQARYLDLLAAARGAPRASLPQAVSAIVAGVGDGVAGAGDGDGETGAGRRSGASDRPLETAPSPPSSPGKRIVQSLTQTS; from the coding sequence ATGCATTCCCCCGCCCGCCCGGCGCCACCCGATGCCGAGCCGATCCCTGTCGATCTGCTGCTGCTCGCCTACCGCGCGGGCATCTTCCCGATGAGCGATGCACGCGACGACGCAGAAGTCCACTGGATCGAGCCGCGTGAGCGCGCGATCATTCCCCTCGATGCTTTCCGCCTGTCGCGAAGCCTCGCCAAGAGGATCGCAAAGGAGCGCTTCCGCGTAAGCTGCGACGAAGCCTTCGCTGCGGTGATCAGGGAATGCGCCGCCCCGCGCGGCGACGGTGGTTCGAGCTGGATCAGCCACCGCATCGAAGCGAGCTACCTTGCGCTGCACGCCGAGGGCCACGCGCATTCGGTCGAATGCTGGCTACCCGGTGATCACGGCGGAGAGAGGCTTGCCGGCGGGCTTTATGGCGTGGCCTTCGACCGGGTGTTCTGCGGCGAGAGCATGTTCAGCCGCGCCGACGATGCCAGCAAGGTCGCGCTCGCCTGGCTGGTGGCGAGTCTCCGCCGCGCAGGCTTCGCTCTGCTGGATTGCCAGTTCATGACCCCGCACCTTGCGACGCTGGGGGCGATCGCCATGCCGCAGGCGCGCTATCTAGACCTGTTGGCGGCAGCGCGGGGTGCGCCGCGGGCGTCGCTGCCTCAGGCGGTATCCGCGATCGTGGCAGGGGTCGGCGATGGGGTTGCAGGCGCTGGCGACGGCGACGGCGAAACCGGTGCGGGACGGCGATCGGGTGCGTCAGATCGCCCATTGGAGACCGCCCCCTCGCCCCCCTCCTCCCCCGGGAAACGCATCGTGCAGTCCTTGACCCAGACATCATAG
- a CDS encoding response regulator, with translation MDGQRRSADCVLLVEDSMIIALDTEECLLDLGIGRVVVCDTVAGALSAVESERFAFAVLDYSLGGETSEEVGHRLNKCGVPFWLATGYGEMEDKIAELGARGVLVKPYGRAELTRVLAEFAGG, from the coding sequence GTGGACGGACAGCGCCGAAGCGCGGATTGCGTGCTGCTGGTCGAAGACAGCATGATCATCGCGCTCGATACCGAAGAGTGCCTGCTCGATCTCGGGATCGGTCGCGTGGTCGTTTGCGATACCGTCGCTGGCGCCTTGTCGGCGGTCGAGAGCGAGCGTTTCGCATTCGCGGTGCTCGACTACAGCCTCGGCGGCGAGACGAGCGAGGAGGTCGGGCACCGTCTTAATAAATGCGGCGTCCCCTTCTGGCTCGCCACGGGCTATGGCGAGATGGAGGACAAGATTGCCGAGCTTGGTGCGCGCGGCGTTCTCGTCAAACCCTATGGCCGGGCCGAGCTGACCAGGGTGCTGGCGGAATTCGCAGGGGGCTAG
- a CDS encoding regulatory protein RecX, which translates to MDRSQPGTAKQARGARRAGSGPPPPLDAARLEELALAYVARFAASAGRLAAYCRRKLRERGHVGAEEGAAPPDVSALVERFVEAGYVDDAGFARARSDSLLRRGYGARRVGQALRADGIGEDLRAATAPQAAARREAAAAYARRRRFGPYARDTGSTPDPRQREKHLAALLRAGHDAGDARRVLAAASDDEVEAWIAEAREEEGRL; encoded by the coding sequence ATGGACAGGTCACAACCGGGCACAGCGAAGCAGGCGCGCGGCGCGCGGAGGGCAGGGAGTGGCCCGCCCCCGCCGCTCGACGCTGCACGGCTGGAGGAGTTGGCGCTCGCCTATGTCGCGCGCTTCGCCGCCTCCGCCGGGCGGCTTGCGGCCTATTGCCGGCGAAAGCTGCGCGAACGCGGCCATGTCGGGGCGGAAGAGGGCGCAGCCCCGCCCGATGTCTCTGCACTGGTCGAACGTTTCGTGGAGGCCGGCTATGTCGACGATGCCGGTTTTGCGCGCGCGCGGAGCGACAGCCTGCTGCGCCGTGGTTATGGTGCGCGTCGGGTCGGCCAGGCGCTCCGCGCGGATGGGATCGGCGAGGATCTGCGCGCCGCGACCGCACCCCAAGCGGCCGCACGGCGCGAGGCTGCCGCGGCCTATGCCCGGCGGCGCCGCTTCGGGCCCTATGCGCGCGACACCGGTTCCACGCCCGACCCCCGCCAGCGCGAAAAGCACCTTGCCGCCCTGCTGCGTGCAGGTCATGACGCAGGCGATGCGCGCAGGGTGCTTGCCGCCGCGTCGGACGACGAGGTCGAGGCATGGATCGCCGAGGCGCGCGAGGAGGAGGGCCGCCTGTGA
- a CDS encoding choice-of-anchor C family protein, which produces MRILPLIGGVMLAASAVPASAATITNGSFELGPEPGSFVTLGTGSTAITGWTVTAGTIDYIGTYWTAQNGSRSIDLAGNSPGAISQTFATIVGQRYDITYWIGRNPDGGLNPRTGFIDVGGGQSQFLYTGSGDRANMQWQRQVFSFNATSANTTLTFAADPRTAGQSFGPALDNVSITAVPEPGAWAFLILGFGLVGGALRRSKPRRVALQFG; this is translated from the coding sequence ATGCGCATTCTTCCGCTCATCGGCGGCGTGATGCTGGCCGCGTCCGCGGTGCCAGCCAGCGCTGCCACGATCACCAACGGCAGCTTCGAGCTGGGACCGGAACCCGGCAGTTTCGTCACGCTCGGCACCGGCAGCACCGCGATCACCGGCTGGACGGTGACGGCGGGCACGATCGATTATATCGGCACGTATTGGACCGCGCAGAACGGCAGCCGCAGCATCGATCTTGCAGGCAATTCGCCCGGGGCGATCTCGCAGACCTTCGCCACGATCGTCGGCCAGCGTTACGACATCACCTATTGGATCGGCCGCAATCCGGACGGCGGGCTCAATCCCCGTACCGGCTTCATCGATGTGGGCGGCGGCCAGTCGCAGTTCCTTTACACCGGGTCGGGCGACCGCGCGAACATGCAATGGCAGCGTCAGGTGTTCAGCTTCAACGCGACCAGCGCCAACACGACGCTGACCTTTGCCGCCGATCCGCGAACGGCCGGACAATCCTTCGGCCCGGCGCTCGACAATGTCTCGATCACCGCGGTGCCGGAGCCGGGCGCCTGGGCATTCTTGATCCTGGGCTTCGGGCTGGTTGGCGGCGCGCTTCGGCGTTCCAAGCCGCGCCGCGTCGCGCTGCAGTTCGGCTGA
- a CDS encoding class I mannose-6-phosphate isomerase, with protein sequence MKLATKTVEKPWGRRDLPAPFAAPGDTTIGEIWFDPPPALPQVLIKYLFTSEKLSIQVHPTDAQAPPGSRGKEECWLVLAAEPGAMLGIGFREAIDAQAMRAAALDGSIEQLMVWHEVAAGDFFYLPAGTVHAIGPGLTLVEVQQNSDITYRLYDYGRPRELHLEEGIAVARGEPYPAACRSAVAAEESRLLVAGPHFRFAQVAGAPEAELAAAHPGAVLALPLDGRVTIAGEIIAPGECGYADRLDMVDFAAARRTLLVSNAV encoded by the coding sequence ATGAAGCTGGCGACGAAGACGGTCGAAAAACCATGGGGCCGCCGCGATCTCCCCGCCCCCTTCGCCGCGCCGGGCGACACCACGATTGGCGAGATCTGGTTCGATCCGCCGCCCGCGCTGCCCCAAGTATTGATCAAATATCTGTTCACCAGCGAGAAGCTTTCGATCCAGGTCCATCCCACCGATGCGCAGGCGCCACCCGGCAGCCGGGGCAAGGAGGAATGCTGGCTGGTGCTTGCCGCCGAGCCTGGCGCAATGCTCGGCATCGGCTTTCGGGAGGCCATCGATGCGCAGGCCATGCGTGCCGCTGCGCTCGACGGGTCGATCGAGCAGCTGATGGTCTGGCATGAGGTTGCCGCTGGCGACTTTTTCTACCTGCCCGCCGGCACCGTCCATGCGATCGGCCCGGGGCTTACGCTGGTCGAGGTGCAGCAAAACAGCGACATCACCTATCGCCTTTACGACTACGGTCGCCCCCGCGAGCTTCATCTCGAAGAAGGGATCGCGGTGGCCCGGGGCGAGCCTTATCCCGCCGCCTGCCGCAGCGCAGTGGCGGCTGAGGAAAGCCGCCTCCTGGTGGCAGGACCGCATTTTCGTTTCGCGCAAGTCGCCGGTGCGCCGGAAGCGGAACTGGCGGCCGCCCATCCCGGCGCTGTGCTCGCACTGCCGCTGGATGGGCGAGTGACGATCGCCGGCGAGATCATTGCGCCGGGCGAATGCGGATATGCGGACCGACTCGACATGGTCGATTTCGCCGCCGCTCGGCGGACTTTGCTGGTCTCGAACGCCGTCTAG
- a CDS encoding polyhydroxyalkanoic acid system family protein has translation MRVPIPHSVPREEVRRRLSSRSHELANFIPGGMADVTTGWPNEDTMTLSVRAMGQSVNGRVLVEERQVVFEVDLPPALAFVEPMVAGAIRKQGTKLLEHK, from the coding sequence ATGCGCGTTCCCATCCCGCACAGCGTGCCCCGCGAAGAGGTGCGCCGCCGGCTATCCTCGCGCAGTCACGAGCTCGCCAATTTCATACCGGGCGGCATGGCCGATGTGACGACGGGCTGGCCGAATGAAGATACGATGACGCTCTCGGTACGCGCTATGGGCCAGAGTGTGAACGGGCGCGTGTTGGTCGAAGAGCGCCAGGTCGTGTTCGAGGTCGATCTGCCGCCGGCGCTGGCCTTCGTCGAACCGATGGTCGCAGGCGCGATCCGCAAACAGGGCACCAAGCTCCTCGAACATAAATGA
- a CDS encoding NADH:ubiquinone oxidoreductase subunit NDUFA12 encodes MGLFGKIFTWWDGATIGTLLWSWRNGEKVGTDYAGNTYYRSRAGKGPRERRWVIYSGANDASRVPAEWHGWLHGNVDGVPESNLPPPRIWESEYTPNATGTEAAYRPAGALERGGKRAPAAGEYEAWSPDT; translated from the coding sequence ATGGGACTTTTCGGTAAGATCTTCACCTGGTGGGACGGCGCGACCATCGGCACGTTGCTGTGGAGCTGGCGCAACGGCGAAAAGGTCGGAACCGATTACGCCGGCAATACCTATTATCGCTCGCGTGCCGGCAAAGGCCCGCGCGAACGGCGCTGGGTGATCTATTCTGGCGCCAATGATGCGAGTCGCGTCCCCGCCGAATGGCACGGCTGGCTTCACGGAAATGTAGACGGCGTGCCCGAAAGCAATCTGCCGCCGCCGCGTATCTGGGAATCCGAGTACACGCCCAATGCAACGGGCACGGAGGCGGCCTATCGGCCCGCGGGCGCTCTCGAGCGTGGAGGCAAGCGGGCGCCCGCTGCGGGAGAGTATGAAGCCTGGTCGCCGGACACCTGA
- a CDS encoding toxic anion resistance protein, which yields MTDTPLAPSPAKAPVATATATEFSLTPPDPVPVVAPERAAGLVPISAEVKSKLQTKVDAFVDELVSTDANSPEFGKKVDQLTNMGRKEIAAAAGMSNRFLDRPVRAMDKDDGVGSNLAELRRVVEDLDPGKRGKLSGTRKILGIIPFGNKLTNYFRSYQSAQTHIQSILTNLASGKDELLMDNAAIDVERQKLWEAMGNLEQMIEISKTLDTRIEEKAAELDMTDPAKAKALRETALFYVRQRTQDLLTQMAVSVQGYLALDLVKKNNVELVKGVDRASTTTVAALRTAVTVAEAMTNQRLVLGQITALNDTTAGIIDSTGKLLREQTAKIHQQAAASTIPLETLQRAFQNIYDTMDEVDQFKLKALDSMKQTVGLLSDEVEKSKGYIARAEGQAQAARQVGESALLTAE from the coding sequence ATGACCGATACGCCCCTCGCCCCCAGCCCGGCCAAAGCGCCGGTTGCGACTGCAACCGCCACCGAATTCTCGCTGACCCCGCCCGATCCCGTGCCCGTCGTGGCGCCGGAGCGTGCCGCGGGGCTGGTGCCGATCTCAGCGGAAGTGAAGAGCAAGCTTCAGACCAAGGTCGATGCCTTCGTCGATGAATTGGTCTCAACCGACGCGAACTCGCCCGAATTCGGCAAGAAGGTCGATCAGCTCACCAATATGGGCCGCAAGGAGATCGCGGCGGCGGCGGGCATGTCCAACCGCTTTCTCGACCGCCCGGTGCGGGCGATGGACAAGGATGATGGCGTCGGCAGCAATCTCGCCGAGCTGCGCCGCGTGGTCGAGGACCTCGATCCCGGCAAGCGCGGCAAGCTGTCGGGAACGCGCAAGATACTCGGCATCATCCCCTTCGGCAACAAGCTCACCAATTACTTCCGCAGCTATCAGAGCGCGCAGACGCATATCCAGTCGATCCTCACTAATCTTGCGAGCGGCAAGGACGAGCTTCTGATGGACAATGCCGCGATCGATGTGGAGCGGCAGAAGCTGTGGGAGGCGATGGGCAATCTCGAGCAGATGATCGAGATCTCGAAGACGCTCGACACGCGGATCGAGGAGAAGGCCGCGGAGCTCGACATGACCGATCCCGCCAAGGCGAAGGCGCTGCGTGAGACCGCGTTGTTCTATGTCCGCCAGCGCACGCAGGACCTGCTTACGCAGATGGCGGTGAGCGTGCAGGGCTATCTCGCGCTCGATCTGGTCAAGAAGAACAATGTCGAGCTGGTGAAAGGTGTCGATCGCGCCAGCACCACCACCGTCGCCGCGCTGCGCACCGCGGTCACGGTGGCCGAGGCGATGACCAACCAGCGCCTGGTGCTGGGCCAGATCACCGCGCTCAACGACACCACTGCGGGCATCATCGATTCGACTGGCAAGCTGCTCCGCGAGCAGACCGCAAAGATCCATCAGCAGGCTGCCGCGAGCACGATCCCGCTCGAAACGCTGCAGCGCGCCTTCCAGAACATCTACGACACCATGGACGAGGTCGATCAGTTCAAGCTGAAGGCATTGGACAGCATGAAGCAGACCGTCGGCCTGCTGTCCGACGAGGTCGAAAAGTCCAAGGGTTATATCGCCCGCGCCGAAGGGCAGGCACAGGCGGCGCGGCAGGTGGGCGAATCCGCGCTGCTGACAGCGGAATAG
- a CDS encoding aspartyl protease family protein encodes MSPVLPLQRSAAFFAAMLGATMPLSAVASGAPTAPPVRVGPEEARMPPLRPAEIDDTLAIGGEEIGGRKIASRMTVGVRVNGTGPYRFVVDSGADTSVVGERLASALALEPGRRVILNSITDTQLVDRVKVDELELGPTRVHDLELPVLRDRDLGAEGMLGLDALVEQRLMLDFENRVITVDEGRTPVPRGNDVIVVTARLRRGQLILTQVSADRQRLEAVVDTGSEITIGNSLLRERLLRRGLGAESEIEVTGVTGTVAKMQLLQVKELKIGGIMLQNVPIAFADIPPFAVFGLNEGPALLIGTDLMETFRKISLDFRNRKVRFQLRKCQAFGLMLRTTTRHATRLSTDTPAACARKPQPFLRGELVP; translated from the coding sequence ATGAGCCCGGTTCTGCCGCTCCAGCGCTCGGCCGCTTTTTTTGCGGCCATGCTGGGCGCGACCATGCCGCTATCGGCTGTGGCCAGCGGGGCCCCCACTGCCCCGCCCGTGCGCGTCGGCCCCGAGGAGGCGCGGATGCCGCCCCTCCGCCCGGCCGAGATAGACGACACCCTGGCGATCGGCGGCGAGGAGATCGGGGGGCGCAAGATCGCAAGCCGGATGACCGTGGGCGTCCGCGTCAACGGTACGGGCCCTTATCGCTTCGTCGTCGATAGCGGCGCGGATACCTCGGTCGTGGGCGAACGGCTGGCAAGCGCGCTTGCGCTTGAGCCCGGGCGGCGTGTCATCCTCAATTCGATCACCGATACCCAGCTCGTGGATCGGGTGAAGGTCGATGAGCTCGAACTGGGACCTACGCGCGTGCACGATCTCGAACTGCCGGTGCTGCGCGACCGCGACCTGGGGGCGGAGGGGATGCTCGGGCTCGACGCGCTGGTCGAACAGCGGCTGATGCTCGATTTCGAGAACAGGGTGATCACGGTGGACGAAGGGCGCACCCCCGTTCCGCGCGGAAACGATGTGATCGTCGTCACCGCCCGGCTACGCAGGGGCCAGCTCATCCTAACCCAGGTCAGCGCCGACCGTCAGAGGCTCGAAGCCGTGGTCGATACCGGGTCGGAAATCACCATCGGCAACAGCCTGCTGCGCGAACGGCTGCTGCGGCGCGGGCTTGGCGCAGAGAGCGAGATCGAAGTGACGGGGGTGACGGGTACGGTCGCCAAGATGCAGCTTCTCCAGGTGAAGGAACTGAAGATCGGCGGGATTATGCTTCAGAATGTGCCGATCGCCTTTGCAGACATTCCGCCCTTCGCCGTCTTCGGTCTCAACGAAGGGCCCGCGCTTCTGATCGGGACCGACCTCATGGAAACCTTCCGCAAAATCAGCCTTGATTTCCGCAACCGCAAGGTGCGCTTCCAGCTCAGGAAATGCCAAGCGTTCGGTCTGATGCTGCGAACCACGACGCGGCACGCGACGCGGCTGTCCACCGACACCCCCGCGGCCTGCGCCCGCAAGCCGCAACCCTTTCTTCGCGGGGAACTGGTGCCTTAA
- a CDS encoding DUF192 domain-containing protein codes for MIRRSLTIALALMLAACSPQPAAEATPMADAAASPARHPVSGLAVIPLTVETASGRHRFQVEVAATPAEQQKGMMFRTAMGPSEGMIFPNAEPQLRSFWMKNTVLPLDIIYIGPDRRVLNIVRGEPYDETSLPSEGPVINVLEIAAGRAAALGIKPGDRVEW; via the coding sequence GTGATACGCCGATCGCTCACCATCGCGCTCGCCCTGATGCTGGCCGCCTGCTCGCCCCAGCCTGCTGCCGAGGCGACTCCGATGGCCGATGCCGCGGCTTCGCCCGCCCGTCACCCCGTCTCGGGCCTTGCGGTCATCCCGCTGACCGTCGAGACCGCTTCAGGCCGGCACCGCTTCCAGGTTGAGGTGGCAGCCACCCCTGCCGAGCAGCAGAAGGGAATGATGTTCCGCACCGCCATGGGGCCCAGCGAAGGGATGATCTTCCCCAATGCCGAGCCCCAGTTGCGCAGTTTCTGGATGAAGAATACGGTCCTGCCGCTCGACATCATCTACATCGGCCCTGACCGCCGGGTGCTGAACATCGTGCGCGGTGAACCTTACGACGAGACTTCGCTCCCTTCCGAAGGCCCCGTCATCAATGTGCTCGAGATCGCCGCTGGACGGGCGGCCGCTCTCGGCATCAAGCCGGGCGACCGGGTCGAGTGGTAG
- a CDS encoding fatty acyl-AMP ligase produces the protein MTTDAAFLPTPNDCPLPRRRADFATLTEAIDYAARSEKGLNFYDMRGTLERAYPFAELRADALAMAYRLGAEGIGKDDRVALVAQTGPEFAALFCACIYAGAWPVPLPLPTTFGGRENYIEQLGVQLESCDPAILLYPAEIAEMGEAAAARQGCRGEAWEDFALRQAPECPLSQAQPDDICYLQYSSGSTRFPTGVAVTHEALLHNLYGHAAGVNLGSNDRVVSWLPWYHDMGLVGCFLSPIANQVSCDYLRTEHFARRPLAWLDLISRNKGNTLSYSPTFGYDICARRISSQSHVAERFDLSRWRTAGNGADMIRPDVMQCFVNAFAAAGFRASAFTPSYGLAEATLAVTVMPPGEGIRVELVEEERLSGRPRDLERPARYRAIVNCGKALPGMEVEIRGEDGATRADHRIGKVWCRGKSVMHSYFRNEEATRDCLVDGWLDTGDMGYMAKGYLFIVGRAKDMIIINGKNHWPQDIEWAVEQLPGFNHGDIAAFAIETETGEEAPAVLVHCRVSDPEERVKLRDQIADKVRSVTGMACVVELVPPRTLPRTSSGKLSRAKAKRLYLAGEIEPIKLMEAA, from the coding sequence ATGACGACCGACGCCGCTTTTTTGCCGACGCCGAACGACTGCCCCTTGCCGCGCCGACGGGCCGATTTCGCAACGCTGACCGAAGCGATCGATTACGCCGCGCGGAGCGAGAAGGGGCTCAATTTCTACGACATGCGCGGCACGCTCGAACGCGCCTATCCCTTCGCCGAGCTGCGCGCCGATGCTCTGGCGATGGCTTATCGGCTGGGTGCGGAGGGCATCGGCAAGGACGATCGAGTCGCTCTGGTGGCGCAGACCGGGCCCGAATTCGCGGCGCTGTTTTGCGCGTGCATCTATGCCGGTGCCTGGCCTGTGCCCCTGCCGCTTCCCACGACCTTCGGCGGACGCGAAAACTATATCGAGCAGCTCGGCGTCCAACTCGAAAGTTGCGACCCTGCGATCCTGCTATACCCGGCCGAGATCGCCGAAATGGGAGAGGCGGCGGCAGCGCGGCAGGGCTGCCGGGGCGAGGCCTGGGAGGACTTCGCGCTGCGCCAGGCGCCCGAATGCCCGCTTTCGCAAGCGCAGCCCGACGACATTTGTTATCTCCAGTATTCAAGCGGTTCGACCCGCTTCCCCACTGGCGTCGCGGTTACGCACGAGGCCCTGTTGCACAACCTCTATGGCCATGCCGCGGGGGTCAATCTCGGCAGCAACGACCGGGTGGTGAGCTGGCTTCCCTGGTATCACGACATGGGGCTCGTCGGCTGCTTCCTGTCGCCGATCGCCAACCAGGTCAGCTGCGATTACCTGCGCACCGAGCATTTTGCGCGCCGCCCGCTGGCCTGGCTCGATCTGATCAGCCGCAATAAGGGCAATACGCTCAGCTACTCCCCCACCTTCGGTTACGATATCTGCGCGCGTCGCATCTCGAGCCAGAGCCATGTCGCCGAGCGCTTCGACCTTTCCCGCTGGCGCACTGCGGGCAATGGTGCGGACATGATCCGCCCCGACGTCATGCAATGCTTCGTCAACGCCTTCGCCGCTGCGGGCTTTCGCGCGAGTGCCTTTACCCCCTCGTACGGTCTCGCCGAAGCGACGCTTGCGGTCACCGTGATGCCGCCGGGCGAGGGCATCCGTGTTGAGCTGGTGGAAGAGGAGCGGCTATCCGGCCGCCCGCGCGATCTGGAGCGGCCCGCACGCTACCGCGCCATCGTCAATTGCGGCAAGGCGCTGCCCGGCATGGAGGTCGAAATCCGCGGCGAGGACGGAGCTACCCGAGCCGACCATCGCATCGGCAAGGTCTGGTGCCGCGGCAAGAGCGTCATGCACTCCTACTTCCGCAACGAGGAAGCGACGCGCGACTGCCTGGTGGATGGCTGGCTCGATACCGGCGACATGGGCTATATGGCCAAGGGCTATCTGTTCATCGTCGGGCGGGCGAAGGACATGATCATCATCAACGGCAAGAACCATTGGCCGCAGGATATCGAGTGGGCGGTGGAGCAGCTGCCCGGCTTCAACCACGGCGACATCGCCGCCTTCGCGATCGAGACCGAAACGGGCGAGGAAGCCCCGGCGGTACTGGTCCACTGCCGCGTCTCCGACCCCGAAGAGCGGGTGAAACTGCGCGACCAGATCGCCGACAAGGTGCGTTCGGTCACTGGCATGGCCTGTGTGGTCGAGCTGGTGCCGCCGCGCACCCTGCCGCGCACCAGCTCGGGCAAACTTTCCCGCGCCAAGGCGAAGCGGCTCTATCTCGCGGGCGAGATCGAGCCGATCAAGCTGATGGAAGCGGCCTGA
- a CDS encoding mannose-1-phosphate guanylyltransferase, with the protein MQTIHPVILCGGSGTRLWPRSRKHRPKPFLPLLGERTLFQQSLDRAADPRRFAPPVIVAGSAHCELIESQAESRPGARLIVEPQAKNTAPAIALAAHALPADAIMLVCPSDHHIADETAFLSGVEQAASLASGDYMVAFGITPTGPETGYGYIRMGAPLATGHAVAQFVEKPDLATAEAFLADGGYVWNGGIFAFRAGAFLSELATHRPAMADAVAQSFARAEDRGWELHPDAEAFAAIAGESVDYAVMENTDRAAVVAADMGWSDIGNWDALMAARDRDDAGNHTRGSVELAQCRNVMVESDGPRVSVIGLENVIVVIDGGEVLVTARNAAQHVGKLTGAAQQ; encoded by the coding sequence ATGCAAACGATCCATCCCGTCATCCTTTGCGGCGGCAGCGGCACGCGGTTGTGGCCGCGCAGCCGCAAGCACCGGCCCAAGCCGTTCCTGCCGCTGCTCGGCGAGCGCACACTGTTTCAGCAAAGTCTCGACCGGGCCGCCGATCCGCGCCGTTTCGCACCCCCCGTCATCGTCGCCGGGAGCGCGCATTGCGAGCTCATCGAGAGCCAAGCGGAAAGCCGCCCCGGCGCACGGCTGATCGTCGAGCCGCAGGCGAAGAACACTGCCCCCGCAATCGCGCTCGCCGCCCATGCCCTGCCCGCCGATGCGATCATGCTGGTCTGCCCGAGCGATCACCACATCGCCGACGAGACCGCCTTTCTTAGCGGGGTGGAACAAGCCGCTTCGCTGGCCAGCGGCGATTACATGGTCGCCTTCGGGATCACGCCGACCGGTCCGGAGACCGGCTATGGCTATATCCGCATGGGCGCGCCGCTCGCGACCGGACACGCAGTCGCGCAGTTTGTCGAAAAGCCCGACCTCGCGACGGCCGAGGCGTTCCTGGCCGATGGCGGCTATGTCTGGAACGGCGGCATTTTCGCCTTCCGCGCCGGTGCCTTCTTGAGCGAACTGGCGACGCACCGGCCTGCGATGGCCGACGCAGTCGCCCAGTCATTCGCCAGGGCCGAGGACCGGGGGTGGGAACTGCATCCCGATGCCGAGGCCTTTGCCGCTATCGCCGGCGAATCGGTCGATTACGCGGTGATGGAGAACACCGACCGCGCCGCGGTCGTCGCTGCGGACATGGGCTGGTCCGATATCGGCAATTGGGACGCGCTGATGGCGGCGCGCGACAGGGACGATGCAGGCAATCACACGAGAGGTTCAGTCGAGCTCGCTCAGTGCCGCAACGTTATGGTCGAAAGCGACGGGCCGCGCGTCTCAGTAATCGGCCTCGAGAACGTGATCGTGGTGATCGACGGGGGAGAGGTGTTGGTAACCGCGCGCAATGCGGCACAGCATGTCGGCAAGCTCACCGGAGCAGCGCAGCAATGA
- the secE gene encoding preprotein translocase subunit SecE has translation MADNARKTSPAEFANQVRAEARKIVWPTREETVKTAIFVFIMMLVLSIFFLGVDSLFGTIVGWLLTLA, from the coding sequence ATGGCCGACAACGCCCGCAAGACCTCGCCTGCGGAATTCGCCAACCAGGTCCGCGCCGAAGCGCGCAAGATCGTCTGGCCGACCCGCGAAGAGACGGTGAAGACGGCGATCTTCGTCTTCATCATGATGCTTGTGCTGTCGATTTTCTTCCTCGGAGTCGACTCACTTTTCGGCACGATCGTCGGCTGGCTGCTCACGCTCGCCTGA
- the nusG gene encoding transcription termination/antitermination protein NusG, with protein MARWYIIHAYSGFENKVRESILSEAERLGLSDGVEQVEVPTETVTEVKRGKKVQVERKFMPGYVLAKLNMTDDIYHLIKNTPKVTGFLGNNNKPQAISEREAARYFGGVEEAKAAPKKQVSVDYEIGDQVKVNAGPFASFNGLVEELDFDKQRVKVAVSIFGRATPVELAFEEVELVK; from the coding sequence ATGGCACGCTGGTACATCATCCACGCCTATTCGGGTTTCGAGAACAAGGTCCGCGAATCTATCCTGTCGGAAGCCGAGCGGCTGGGCTTGTCGGACGGGGTCGAGCAGGTGGAGGTGCCGACCGAAACCGTGACCGAGGTCAAGCGTGGCAAGAAGGTGCAGGTCGAACGCAAATTTATGCCCGGCTACGTTCTTGCCAAGCTCAACATGACCGACGACATCTACCACTTGATCAAGAACACGCCGAAGGTGACGGGCTTCCTCGGCAACAACAACAAGCCGCAGGCGATCTCGGAGCGCGAGGCCGCGCGCTATTTCGGTGGAGTGGAAGAGGCCAAGGCCGCGCCCAAGAAACAGGTCAGCGTCGATTACGAGATCGGCGACCAGGTCAAGGTCAATGCCGGACCCTTCGCAAGCTTCAACGGCCTCGTCGAAGAACTGGATTTCGACAAACAGCGGGTCAAGGTCGCTGTTTCCATCTTCGGTCGTGCTACCCCCGTCGAACTGGCGTTCGAAGAGGTCGAGCTGGTAAAATAG